The proteins below come from a single Pseudanabaena sp. BC1403 genomic window:
- a CDS encoding putative toxin-antitoxin system toxin component, PIN family encodes MRLVLDVNVWISGLLWGGSPRQIVNLAKAGQITIFISEPILSELAEVLVRAKFQARMRSLDITADDLLNIAQQLSENCVPVSVNVPQLRDPEDAVILGTAIAAKAMLIVSGDLDLLVLKEFANIPILTPIDFLNQHQMNI; translated from the coding sequence ATGCGCCTAGTTTTAGATGTCAACGTTTGGATTTCTGGATTGCTATGGGGTGGAAGTCCCAGACAAATCGTAAATCTGGCAAAAGCAGGACAAATAACAATCTTTATCTCAGAGCCAATTTTGAGTGAGTTGGCAGAAGTTTTAGTTCGGGCAAAATTTCAGGCAAGAATGAGATCGCTAGACATCACCGCTGATGATTTGCTGAATATAGCTCAACAACTTTCAGAAAACTGTGTCCCCGTTTCAGTCAATGTTCCTCAATTACGCGATCCTGAGGATGCCGTAATTTTAGGCACAGCGATCGCAGCAAAAGCCATGTTGATTGTTTCTGGGGATCTCGATCTATTGGTACTTAAAGAATTTGCAAATATTCCGATTCTGACTCCAATTGATTTTTTGAATCAGCATCAGATGAATATATAG